Proteins encoded within one genomic window of Callithrix jacchus isolate 240 chromosome 11, calJac240_pri, whole genome shotgun sequence:
- the ADCK2 gene encoding putative aarF domain-containing protein kinase 2 isoform X2: MVAPWRVSVRVFLSHLRCFELRQGLGLLRLSKCPRDARFCWLLLGTLPKLVSTCGDVGEGAPDVLGRQRVRWSGAAGAGPAESLPRAGPLGGVFLHLRLWLRAGALLVKFFPLLLLYPLTYLAPSVSTLWLHLLLKATETSGPTYIKLGQWASTRRDLFSEAFCAQFSKLHVRVNPHPWTHTERFLREAFGEEWGDILSFEKREPVGSGCVAQVYKAYANTAFLEIDSVQRLGGASCLPPSSEAPAVQGLRELFGYLGNGRKPPGNLADQSFLERLLLPNADLVGSNAGASQAPVPGYHPEPGHLIPVAVKVLHPGLLSQVHMDLLLMKIGSRVLGLLPGIKWLSLPEIVEEFEKLMVQQIDLRYEAQNLEHFQVNFRNVKAVKFPTPLRPFVTREVLVETYEESVPVSSYQQAGIPVDLKRKIARLGINMLLKMIFVDNFVHADLHPGNILVQGADGLFLSQEAQLQQADVCDSLAVAMPSALRPLRLVLLDAGIVAELQAPDLRNFRAVFMAVVMGQLHVSSLLSSVFKLLMTHKVKLESNFASIVFAIMVLEGLGRSLDPKLDILEAARPFLLKGPACPL; the protein is encoded by the exons ATGGTGGCGCCCTGGCGCGTCTCCGTCAGGGTTTTCCTGTCGCACCTGAGGTGCTTCGAGCTCAGACAGGGACTCGGCCTCCTGAGGCTCTCCAAGTGCCCTCGCGATGCCAGGTTCTGCTGGCTTCTGCTGGGCACTTTGCCCAAGCTCGTCTCCACCTGCGGGGACGTGGGTGAGGGGGCCCCTGACGTCCTGGGTCGGCAAAGGGTCCGCTGGAGCGGCGCGGCTGGCGCGGGGCCCGCGGAGAGCCTCCCCCGAGCTGGACCGCTGGGCGGCGTCTTCCTGCATCTCCGCCTCTGGCTTCGTGCCGGCGCCCTGCTGGTGAAAttcttccccctccttctcctctaCCCCCTCACCTACCTGGCTCCCAGCGTCTCCACGCTCTGGCTCCACCTGCTTCTGAAAGCCACCGAGACCTCAGGCCCAACATACATCAAACTGGGCCAGTGGGCCAGCACCCGGCGCGATCTGTTTTCCGAGGCTTTCTGTGCGCAGTTTTCCAAGCTGCATGTTCGAGTGAACCCCCACCCATGGACTCACACTGAGCGCTTCCTCCGGGAGGCTTTTGGGGAGGAATGGGGGGACATCCTCTCTTTTGAGAAACGGGAACCTGTGGGCTCAGGCTGTGTGGCCCAGGTGTACAAAGCATACGCCAACACTGCGTTCCTGGAGATTGACAGCGTCCAGAGACTTGGCGGGGCCTCCTGTCTGCCGCCCTCCTCAGAAGCTCCGGCAGTCCAGGGGCTGAGAGAGCTCTTTGGATACCTTGGAAATGGCCGGAAACCTCCAGGAAATCTTGCAGACCAGTCGTTTCTAGAAAGGCTGCTCCTCCCTAATGCTGACCTGGTTGGATCAAATGCAGGGGCGTCTCAGGCTCCCGTCCCTGGCTACCACCCTGAGCCAGGTCACCTCATCCCCGTGGCAGTGAAA GTGTTGCACCCTGGCCTGCTCTCTCAGGTGCATATGGACCTGCTGCTGATGAAGATTGGCAGCCGAGTCCTTGGACTTTTGCCAGGCATCAAGTGGCTTAGCTTGCCTGAGATTGTGGAGGAATTTGAGAAGCTGATGGTCCAACAG ATCGACCTGCGTTACGAAGCTCAGAATCTAGAACACTTCCAGGTCAACTTCCGGAATGTGAAAGCCGTCAAGTTCCCCACCCCTCTGCGCCCCTTTGTCACCAGGGAAGTCTTGGTAGAAACATACGAA GAGAGCGTGCCTGTGTCCAGTTACCAGCAGGCAGGAATTCCTGTGGACTTGAAGAGGAAGATTGCACGGCTGGGGATCAACATGCTCCTGAAGATG ATATTTGTGGATAACTTTGTACATGCAGACCTTCACCCTGGAAACATCCTGGTCCAGGGCGCTGACGGCCTGTTCTTGAGTCAAGAGGCGCAGCTGCAGCAGGCAGACGTCTGTGACAGTCTGGCAGTAGCCATGCCGTCTGCCCTGCGCCCGCTGCGACTGGTGCTGCTGGATGCTGGCATTGTGGCAGAGCTGCAGGCCCCTGACCTGAGGAATTTCCGGGCAGTTTTCATGGCTGTGGTGATGGGGCAG ctTCATGTGTCCAGCCTTCTCTCCAGTGTCTTTAAGTTGCTGATGACTCACAAG
- the LOC144578246 gene encoding uncharacterized protein LOC144578246 → MQIPGRLSDVPRAADSPRLHAHTHSHTHRHSQTLAHRYTREHTHIQSLRHTRARTRAHTLSRPGGPSTAQGGGLPSFCRSRRCGTAASGLSPGSQPERDVWTALCTSPRIRRDGPRLPGRTRELGLPFAEPLPPSGLGPLEPFPPSACVPSFVPFPSPARPRTPLPGPAGPTSPRTAVPRAPGRISGSLGRAGTAGGAARGRAAAGAGDAMALRPPPFCPPSLPLPPASPWGPRRARAPVGSPPPPAPAARFPRSAQRRLARRPGLLLLPRLRDDLCDARPLLPTHPARPSELIRSWRAPGPVATATPLPGPGPARSRGPADSRGAPGPGLRPGL, encoded by the exons CCGCCGATTCCCCTCGcttgcacgcgcacacacactcgcacacacacaggcactcacagacACTCGCACACAGATACACGCgcgagcacacacacatacagtcgCTCagacacacgcgcgcgcgcacacgcgcacacacactcTCGCGCCCCGGGGGACCCAGTACAGCGCAGGGCGGGGGTCTGCCAAGTTTCTGCAGGTCCCGGAGGTGCGGGACGGCGGCGTCCGGGCTCAGCCCCGGGAGTCAGCCCGAGAGGGACGTCTGGACCGCGCTTTGCACAAGTCCCAGGATCAGGCGGGACGGCCCCCGGCTCCCCGGCCGCACGCGGGAACTCGGGCTCCCGTTCGCAGAGCCGCTTCCCCCGTCAGGGCTCGGACCGCTCGAGCCGTTTCCTCCCTCCGCGTGCGTTCCCTCCTTCgtcccctttccctccccagcTCGACCCCGCACCCCCCTGCCCGGCCCGGCCGGCCCTACCTCCCCGCGAACAGCGGTTCCGCGGGCTCCGGGGCGCATCTCGGGGTCTCTGGGGCGGGCTGGGACGGCTGGCGGCGCGGCGCGGgggcgggcggcggcgggggcAGGGGACGCCATGGCCCTCCGCCCTCCGCCCTTTTGTCCGCCGAGCCTCCCACTGCCGCCCGCAAGCCCCTGGGGTCCCCGCCGCGCACGCGCTCCCGTGGGGtcccccccgcccccggccccggcGGCGCGCTTCCCTCGGTCGGCTCAGCGCAGGCTCGCCCGCCGCcccggcctcctcctcctcccgcgGCTCCGCGACGATCTGTGCGACGCACGCCCCCTCCTCCCGACCCATCCCGCCCGGCCCAGTGAGCTAATCCGCAGCTGGCGGGCGCCCGGGCCTGTTGCCACAGCAACCCCTCTCCCAGGGCCGGGCCCCGCGCGGAGCCGCG GCCCGGCGGATTCGCGAGGTGCGCCCGGCCCGGGGTTGAGACCTGGACTCTGA
- the ADCK2 gene encoding putative aarF domain-containing protein kinase 2 isoform X1: MVAPWRVSVRVFLSHLRCFELRQGLGLLRLSKCPRDARFCWLLLGTLPKLVSTCGDVGEGAPDVLGRQRVRWSGAAGAGPAESLPRAGPLGGVFLHLRLWLRAGALLVKFFPLLLLYPLTYLAPSVSTLWLHLLLKATETSGPTYIKLGQWASTRRDLFSEAFCAQFSKLHVRVNPHPWTHTERFLREAFGEEWGDILSFEKREPVGSGCVAQVYKAYANTAFLEIDSVQRLGGASCLPPSSEAPAVQGLRELFGYLGNGRKPPGNLADQSFLERLLLPNADLVGSNAGASQAPVPGYHPEPGHLIPVAVKVLHPGLLSQVHMDLLLMKIGSRVLGLLPGIKWLSLPEIVEEFEKLMVQQIDLRYEAQNLEHFQVNFRNVKAVKFPTPLRPFVTREVLVETYEESVPVSSYQQAGIPVDLKRKIARLGINMLLKMIFVDNFVHADLHPGNILVQGADGLFLSQEAQLQQADVCDSLAVAMPSALRPLRLVLLDAGIVAELQAPDLRNFRAVFMAVVMGQGQRVAELILHHARASECRDVEGFKTEMATLVTQARKNTITLEKLHVSSLLSSVFKLLMTHKVKLESNFASIVFAIMVLEGLGRSLDPKLDILEAARPFLLKGPACPL; encoded by the exons ATGGTGGCGCCCTGGCGCGTCTCCGTCAGGGTTTTCCTGTCGCACCTGAGGTGCTTCGAGCTCAGACAGGGACTCGGCCTCCTGAGGCTCTCCAAGTGCCCTCGCGATGCCAGGTTCTGCTGGCTTCTGCTGGGCACTTTGCCCAAGCTCGTCTCCACCTGCGGGGACGTGGGTGAGGGGGCCCCTGACGTCCTGGGTCGGCAAAGGGTCCGCTGGAGCGGCGCGGCTGGCGCGGGGCCCGCGGAGAGCCTCCCCCGAGCTGGACCGCTGGGCGGCGTCTTCCTGCATCTCCGCCTCTGGCTTCGTGCCGGCGCCCTGCTGGTGAAAttcttccccctccttctcctctaCCCCCTCACCTACCTGGCTCCCAGCGTCTCCACGCTCTGGCTCCACCTGCTTCTGAAAGCCACCGAGACCTCAGGCCCAACATACATCAAACTGGGCCAGTGGGCCAGCACCCGGCGCGATCTGTTTTCCGAGGCTTTCTGTGCGCAGTTTTCCAAGCTGCATGTTCGAGTGAACCCCCACCCATGGACTCACACTGAGCGCTTCCTCCGGGAGGCTTTTGGGGAGGAATGGGGGGACATCCTCTCTTTTGAGAAACGGGAACCTGTGGGCTCAGGCTGTGTGGCCCAGGTGTACAAAGCATACGCCAACACTGCGTTCCTGGAGATTGACAGCGTCCAGAGACTTGGCGGGGCCTCCTGTCTGCCGCCCTCCTCAGAAGCTCCGGCAGTCCAGGGGCTGAGAGAGCTCTTTGGATACCTTGGAAATGGCCGGAAACCTCCAGGAAATCTTGCAGACCAGTCGTTTCTAGAAAGGCTGCTCCTCCCTAATGCTGACCTGGTTGGATCAAATGCAGGGGCGTCTCAGGCTCCCGTCCCTGGCTACCACCCTGAGCCAGGTCACCTCATCCCCGTGGCAGTGAAA GTGTTGCACCCTGGCCTGCTCTCTCAGGTGCATATGGACCTGCTGCTGATGAAGATTGGCAGCCGAGTCCTTGGACTTTTGCCAGGCATCAAGTGGCTTAGCTTGCCTGAGATTGTGGAGGAATTTGAGAAGCTGATGGTCCAACAG ATCGACCTGCGTTACGAAGCTCAGAATCTAGAACACTTCCAGGTCAACTTCCGGAATGTGAAAGCCGTCAAGTTCCCCACCCCTCTGCGCCCCTTTGTCACCAGGGAAGTCTTGGTAGAAACATACGAA GAGAGCGTGCCTGTGTCCAGTTACCAGCAGGCAGGAATTCCTGTGGACTTGAAGAGGAAGATTGCACGGCTGGGGATCAACATGCTCCTGAAGATG ATATTTGTGGATAACTTTGTACATGCAGACCTTCACCCTGGAAACATCCTGGTCCAGGGCGCTGACGGCCTGTTCTTGAGTCAAGAGGCGCAGCTGCAGCAGGCAGACGTCTGTGACAGTCTGGCAGTAGCCATGCCGTCTGCCCTGCGCCCGCTGCGACTGGTGCTGCTGGATGCTGGCATTGTGGCAGAGCTGCAGGCCCCTGACCTGAGGAATTTCCGGGCAGTTTTCATGGCTGTGGTGATGGGGCAG GGCCAGAGAGTGGCTGAGCTCATCCTGCATCATGCCCGAGCAAGCGAGTGCAGGGATGTGGAGGGGTTCAAAACCGAGATGGCCACGCTGGTGACCCAGGCCAGGAAGAACACCATCACCCTGgaaaag ctTCATGTGTCCAGCCTTCTCTCCAGTGTCTTTAAGTTGCTGATGACTCACAAG
- the ADCK2 gene encoding putative aarF domain-containing protein kinase 2 isoform X5 — protein MVAPWRVSVRVFLSHLRCFELRQGLGLLRLSKCPRDARFCWLLLGTLPKLVSTCGDVGEGAPDVLGRQRVRWSGAAGAGPAESLPRAGPLGGVFLHLRLWLRAGALLVKFFPLLLLYPLTYLAPSVSTLWLHLLLKATETSGPTYIKLGQWASTRRDLFSEAFCAQFSKLHVRVNPHPWTHTERFLREAFGEEWGDILSFEKREPVGSGCVAQVYKAYANTAFLEIDSVQRLGGASCLPPSSEAPAVQGLRELFGYLGNGRKPPGNLADQSFLERLLLPNADLVGSNAGASQAPVPGYHPEPGHLIPVAVKVLHPGLLSQVHMDLLLMKIGSRVLGLLPGIKWLSLPEIVEEFEKLMVQQESVPVSSYQQAGIPVDLKRKIARLGINMLLKMIFVDNFVHADLHPGNILVQGADGLFLSQEAQLQQADVCDSLAVAMPSALRPLRLVLLDAGIVAELQAPDLRNFRAVFMAVVMGQLHVSSLLSSVFKLLMTHKVKLESNFASIVFAIMVLEGLGRSLDPKLDILEAARPFLLKGPACPL, from the exons ATGGTGGCGCCCTGGCGCGTCTCCGTCAGGGTTTTCCTGTCGCACCTGAGGTGCTTCGAGCTCAGACAGGGACTCGGCCTCCTGAGGCTCTCCAAGTGCCCTCGCGATGCCAGGTTCTGCTGGCTTCTGCTGGGCACTTTGCCCAAGCTCGTCTCCACCTGCGGGGACGTGGGTGAGGGGGCCCCTGACGTCCTGGGTCGGCAAAGGGTCCGCTGGAGCGGCGCGGCTGGCGCGGGGCCCGCGGAGAGCCTCCCCCGAGCTGGACCGCTGGGCGGCGTCTTCCTGCATCTCCGCCTCTGGCTTCGTGCCGGCGCCCTGCTGGTGAAAttcttccccctccttctcctctaCCCCCTCACCTACCTGGCTCCCAGCGTCTCCACGCTCTGGCTCCACCTGCTTCTGAAAGCCACCGAGACCTCAGGCCCAACATACATCAAACTGGGCCAGTGGGCCAGCACCCGGCGCGATCTGTTTTCCGAGGCTTTCTGTGCGCAGTTTTCCAAGCTGCATGTTCGAGTGAACCCCCACCCATGGACTCACACTGAGCGCTTCCTCCGGGAGGCTTTTGGGGAGGAATGGGGGGACATCCTCTCTTTTGAGAAACGGGAACCTGTGGGCTCAGGCTGTGTGGCCCAGGTGTACAAAGCATACGCCAACACTGCGTTCCTGGAGATTGACAGCGTCCAGAGACTTGGCGGGGCCTCCTGTCTGCCGCCCTCCTCAGAAGCTCCGGCAGTCCAGGGGCTGAGAGAGCTCTTTGGATACCTTGGAAATGGCCGGAAACCTCCAGGAAATCTTGCAGACCAGTCGTTTCTAGAAAGGCTGCTCCTCCCTAATGCTGACCTGGTTGGATCAAATGCAGGGGCGTCTCAGGCTCCCGTCCCTGGCTACCACCCTGAGCCAGGTCACCTCATCCCCGTGGCAGTGAAA GTGTTGCACCCTGGCCTGCTCTCTCAGGTGCATATGGACCTGCTGCTGATGAAGATTGGCAGCCGAGTCCTTGGACTTTTGCCAGGCATCAAGTGGCTTAGCTTGCCTGAGATTGTGGAGGAATTTGAGAAGCTGATGGTCCAACAG GAGAGCGTGCCTGTGTCCAGTTACCAGCAGGCAGGAATTCCTGTGGACTTGAAGAGGAAGATTGCACGGCTGGGGATCAACATGCTCCTGAAGATG ATATTTGTGGATAACTTTGTACATGCAGACCTTCACCCTGGAAACATCCTGGTCCAGGGCGCTGACGGCCTGTTCTTGAGTCAAGAGGCGCAGCTGCAGCAGGCAGACGTCTGTGACAGTCTGGCAGTAGCCATGCCGTCTGCCCTGCGCCCGCTGCGACTGGTGCTGCTGGATGCTGGCATTGTGGCAGAGCTGCAGGCCCCTGACCTGAGGAATTTCCGGGCAGTTTTCATGGCTGTGGTGATGGGGCAG ctTCATGTGTCCAGCCTTCTCTCCAGTGTCTTTAAGTTGCTGATGACTCACAAG
- the ADCK2 gene encoding putative aarF domain-containing protein kinase 2 isoform X4: MVAPWRVSVRVFLSHLRCFELRQGLGLLRLSKCPRDARFCWLLLGTLPKLVSTCGDVGEGAPDVLGRQRVRWSGAAGAGPAESLPRAGPLGGVFLHLRLWLRAGALLVKFFPLLLLYPLTYLAPSVSTLWLHLLLKATETSGPTYIKLGQWASTRRDLFSEAFCAQFSKLHVRVNPHPWTHTERFLREAFGEEWGDILSFEKREPVGSGCVAQVYKAYANTAFLEIDSVQRLGGASCLPPSSEAPAVQGLRELFGYLGNGRKPPGNLADQSFLERLLLPNADLVGSNAGASQAPVPGYHPEPGHLIPVAVKVLHPGLLSQVHMDLLLMKIGSRVLGLLPGIKWLSLPEIVEEFEKLMVQQIDLRYEAQNLEHFQVNFRNVKAVKFPTPLRPFVTREVLVETYEESVPVSSYQQAGIPVDLKRKIARLGINMLLKMGQRVAELILHHARASECRDVEGFKTEMATLVTQARKNTITLEKLHVSSLLSSVFKLLMTHKVKLESNFASIVFAIMVLEGLGRSLDPKLDILEAARPFLLKGPACPL, encoded by the exons ATGGTGGCGCCCTGGCGCGTCTCCGTCAGGGTTTTCCTGTCGCACCTGAGGTGCTTCGAGCTCAGACAGGGACTCGGCCTCCTGAGGCTCTCCAAGTGCCCTCGCGATGCCAGGTTCTGCTGGCTTCTGCTGGGCACTTTGCCCAAGCTCGTCTCCACCTGCGGGGACGTGGGTGAGGGGGCCCCTGACGTCCTGGGTCGGCAAAGGGTCCGCTGGAGCGGCGCGGCTGGCGCGGGGCCCGCGGAGAGCCTCCCCCGAGCTGGACCGCTGGGCGGCGTCTTCCTGCATCTCCGCCTCTGGCTTCGTGCCGGCGCCCTGCTGGTGAAAttcttccccctccttctcctctaCCCCCTCACCTACCTGGCTCCCAGCGTCTCCACGCTCTGGCTCCACCTGCTTCTGAAAGCCACCGAGACCTCAGGCCCAACATACATCAAACTGGGCCAGTGGGCCAGCACCCGGCGCGATCTGTTTTCCGAGGCTTTCTGTGCGCAGTTTTCCAAGCTGCATGTTCGAGTGAACCCCCACCCATGGACTCACACTGAGCGCTTCCTCCGGGAGGCTTTTGGGGAGGAATGGGGGGACATCCTCTCTTTTGAGAAACGGGAACCTGTGGGCTCAGGCTGTGTGGCCCAGGTGTACAAAGCATACGCCAACACTGCGTTCCTGGAGATTGACAGCGTCCAGAGACTTGGCGGGGCCTCCTGTCTGCCGCCCTCCTCAGAAGCTCCGGCAGTCCAGGGGCTGAGAGAGCTCTTTGGATACCTTGGAAATGGCCGGAAACCTCCAGGAAATCTTGCAGACCAGTCGTTTCTAGAAAGGCTGCTCCTCCCTAATGCTGACCTGGTTGGATCAAATGCAGGGGCGTCTCAGGCTCCCGTCCCTGGCTACCACCCTGAGCCAGGTCACCTCATCCCCGTGGCAGTGAAA GTGTTGCACCCTGGCCTGCTCTCTCAGGTGCATATGGACCTGCTGCTGATGAAGATTGGCAGCCGAGTCCTTGGACTTTTGCCAGGCATCAAGTGGCTTAGCTTGCCTGAGATTGTGGAGGAATTTGAGAAGCTGATGGTCCAACAG ATCGACCTGCGTTACGAAGCTCAGAATCTAGAACACTTCCAGGTCAACTTCCGGAATGTGAAAGCCGTCAAGTTCCCCACCCCTCTGCGCCCCTTTGTCACCAGGGAAGTCTTGGTAGAAACATACGAA GAGAGCGTGCCTGTGTCCAGTTACCAGCAGGCAGGAATTCCTGTGGACTTGAAGAGGAAGATTGCACGGCTGGGGATCAACATGCTCCTGAAGATG GGCCAGAGAGTGGCTGAGCTCATCCTGCATCATGCCCGAGCAAGCGAGTGCAGGGATGTGGAGGGGTTCAAAACCGAGATGGCCACGCTGGTGACCCAGGCCAGGAAGAACACCATCACCCTGgaaaag ctTCATGTGTCCAGCCTTCTCTCCAGTGTCTTTAAGTTGCTGATGACTCACAAG
- the ADCK2 gene encoding putative aarF domain-containing protein kinase 2 isoform X3: protein MVAPWRVSVRVFLSHLRCFELRQGLGLLRLSKCPRDARFCWLLLGTLPKLVSTCGDVGEGAPDVLGRQRVRWSGAAGAGPAESLPRAGPLGGVFLHLRLWLRAGALLVKFFPLLLLYPLTYLAPSVSTLWLHLLLKATETSGPTYIKLGQWASTRRDLFSEAFCAQFSKLHVRVNPHPWTHTERFLREAFGEEWGDILSFEKREPVGSGCVAQVYKAYANTAFLEIDSVQRLGGASCLPPSSEAPAVQGLRELFGYLGNGRKPPGNLADQSFLERLLLPNADLVGSNAGASQAPVPGYHPEPGHLIPVAVKVLHPGLLSQVHMDLLLMKIGSRVLGLLPGIKWLSLPEIVEEFEKLMVQQESVPVSSYQQAGIPVDLKRKIARLGINMLLKMIFVDNFVHADLHPGNILVQGADGLFLSQEAQLQQADVCDSLAVAMPSALRPLRLVLLDAGIVAELQAPDLRNFRAVFMAVVMGQGQRVAELILHHARASECRDVEGFKTEMATLVTQARKNTITLEKLHVSSLLSSVFKLLMTHKVKLESNFASIVFAIMVLEGLGRSLDPKLDILEAARPFLLKGPACPL, encoded by the exons ATGGTGGCGCCCTGGCGCGTCTCCGTCAGGGTTTTCCTGTCGCACCTGAGGTGCTTCGAGCTCAGACAGGGACTCGGCCTCCTGAGGCTCTCCAAGTGCCCTCGCGATGCCAGGTTCTGCTGGCTTCTGCTGGGCACTTTGCCCAAGCTCGTCTCCACCTGCGGGGACGTGGGTGAGGGGGCCCCTGACGTCCTGGGTCGGCAAAGGGTCCGCTGGAGCGGCGCGGCTGGCGCGGGGCCCGCGGAGAGCCTCCCCCGAGCTGGACCGCTGGGCGGCGTCTTCCTGCATCTCCGCCTCTGGCTTCGTGCCGGCGCCCTGCTGGTGAAAttcttccccctccttctcctctaCCCCCTCACCTACCTGGCTCCCAGCGTCTCCACGCTCTGGCTCCACCTGCTTCTGAAAGCCACCGAGACCTCAGGCCCAACATACATCAAACTGGGCCAGTGGGCCAGCACCCGGCGCGATCTGTTTTCCGAGGCTTTCTGTGCGCAGTTTTCCAAGCTGCATGTTCGAGTGAACCCCCACCCATGGACTCACACTGAGCGCTTCCTCCGGGAGGCTTTTGGGGAGGAATGGGGGGACATCCTCTCTTTTGAGAAACGGGAACCTGTGGGCTCAGGCTGTGTGGCCCAGGTGTACAAAGCATACGCCAACACTGCGTTCCTGGAGATTGACAGCGTCCAGAGACTTGGCGGGGCCTCCTGTCTGCCGCCCTCCTCAGAAGCTCCGGCAGTCCAGGGGCTGAGAGAGCTCTTTGGATACCTTGGAAATGGCCGGAAACCTCCAGGAAATCTTGCAGACCAGTCGTTTCTAGAAAGGCTGCTCCTCCCTAATGCTGACCTGGTTGGATCAAATGCAGGGGCGTCTCAGGCTCCCGTCCCTGGCTACCACCCTGAGCCAGGTCACCTCATCCCCGTGGCAGTGAAA GTGTTGCACCCTGGCCTGCTCTCTCAGGTGCATATGGACCTGCTGCTGATGAAGATTGGCAGCCGAGTCCTTGGACTTTTGCCAGGCATCAAGTGGCTTAGCTTGCCTGAGATTGTGGAGGAATTTGAGAAGCTGATGGTCCAACAG GAGAGCGTGCCTGTGTCCAGTTACCAGCAGGCAGGAATTCCTGTGGACTTGAAGAGGAAGATTGCACGGCTGGGGATCAACATGCTCCTGAAGATG ATATTTGTGGATAACTTTGTACATGCAGACCTTCACCCTGGAAACATCCTGGTCCAGGGCGCTGACGGCCTGTTCTTGAGTCAAGAGGCGCAGCTGCAGCAGGCAGACGTCTGTGACAGTCTGGCAGTAGCCATGCCGTCTGCCCTGCGCCCGCTGCGACTGGTGCTGCTGGATGCTGGCATTGTGGCAGAGCTGCAGGCCCCTGACCTGAGGAATTTCCGGGCAGTTTTCATGGCTGTGGTGATGGGGCAG GGCCAGAGAGTGGCTGAGCTCATCCTGCATCATGCCCGAGCAAGCGAGTGCAGGGATGTGGAGGGGTTCAAAACCGAGATGGCCACGCTGGTGACCCAGGCCAGGAAGAACACCATCACCCTGgaaaag ctTCATGTGTCCAGCCTTCTCTCCAGTGTCTTTAAGTTGCTGATGACTCACAAG